The proteins below come from a single Miscanthus floridulus cultivar M001 chromosome 1, ASM1932011v1, whole genome shotgun sequence genomic window:
- the LOC136496738 gene encoding uroporphyrinogen decarboxylase-like, translated as MATACPPLSLPSTSLFRGRSARARPRRRQLSAIRCSAVGEAVVEEASPGTAEEPLLVSAIRGRKVDRPPVWLMRQAGRYMKSYQSLCERYPSFRERSENVDLVVEISLQPWKVFKPDGVILFSDILTPLPGMNIPFDIVKGKGPVIYDPLRTAAAVNEVREFVPEEWVPYVGQALNLLQQEVKNEAAVLGFVGAPFTLASYCVEGGSSKNFTMIKKMAFSEPAILHNLLQKFTTSMANYIKYQADNGAQAVQIFDSWATELSPADFEEFSLPYLKQIVDSVKVTHPNLPLILYASGSGGLLERLPLTGVDVVSLDWTVDMAEGRKRLGSNIAVQGNVDPGVLFGSKEFVSKRIYDTVQKAGNVGHVLNLGHGIKVGTPEENVAHFFEVAKGIRY; from the exons ATGGCGACAGCGTGCCCGCCGCTCTCGCTGCCGTCCACCTCCCTCTTCCGCGGCAGGTCCGCCCGCGCCAGGCCCAGACGCCGGCAGCTCTCGGCCATCCGCTGCAGCGCCGTCGGAG AGGCGGTAGTGGAGGAGGCCTCGCCCGGGACGGCGGAGGAGCCGCTGCTGGTGAGCGCAATCAGAGGGAGGAAGGTCGACAGGCCACCCGTCTGGCTCATGAGGCAGGCTGGGAGGTACATGAAG AGCTACCAATCGCTCTGCGAGCGATATCCTTCGTTCCGTGAAAGATCAGAAAATGTCGACCTAGTTGTTGAGATCTCTTTGCAACCATGGAAGGTTTTCAAGCCTGATGGA GTCATCTTGTTCTCGGATATCCTTACTCCACTTCCTGGTATGAACATACCTTTTGACATTGTGAAGGGAAAAGGTCCAGTGATCTATGATCCTTTGAGAACAGCAGCTGCTGTGAATGAAGTCAGAGAATTTGTTCCTGAGGAGTGGGTCCCTTATGTGGGGCAGGCTCTGAATTTGTTGCAACAAGAG GTTAAGAATGAAGCTGCTGTACTAGGTTTTGTTGGAGCTCCGTTTACCTTGGCATCTTATTGTGTGGAAGGAGGTTCATCAAAGAACTTTACAATGATTAAGAAAATGGCCTTCTCCGAACCAGCG ATTCTACATAATTTGCTACAGAAGTTCACAACATCGATGGCTAACTATATTAAATACCAAGCGGACAATGGGGCGCAGGCTGTCCAAATTTTTGATTCATGGGCTACTGAACTCAGCCCAGCTGATTTTGAGGAATTTAGCCTGCCTTATCTAAAGCAGATAGTGGATAGTGTTAAGGTAACACATCCTAACTTGCCTCTGATACTATATGCAAGTGGATCCGGGGGCTTGCTAGAGAGGCTTCCGTTGACAGGTGTTGATGTTGTGAGCTTGGACTGGACAGTTGATATGGCAGAGGGCAGGAAGAGATTGGGATCTAACATAGCAGTTCAAGGGAATGTGGACCCTGGTGTTCTTTTTGGATCCAAAGAGTTTGTAAGCAAGCGGATTTACGACACTGTGCAGAAGGCTGGCAATGTTGGACATGTATTGAACCTTGGTCATGGCATCAAGGTTGGAACTCCAGAGGAAAATGTTGCTCACTTCTTTGAGGTTGCGAAAGGGATCAGATACTAA